A part of Candidatus Aquicultor sp. genomic DNA contains:
- the der gene encoding ribosome biogenesis GTPase Der: MTYPLVAVVGRPNVGKSTLVNRIVASREAIVHETSGVTRDRNYVDTEWNGKMFTIIDTGGLDFGADLTMGRQITQQAMLGIEEADVIVFVVDGVVGEMHEDQMVAKILRSSDKPVILAVNKIDDIIHEAAIYPFYNLGLGEPFPVSGVHGLGVGDLLDAITALLPEVERVEEPDEIKIAVVGKPNVGKSSIVNRLLGEERVIVSEVAGTTRDAIDTVFEKDGITYRFIDTAGLRRQPHLKEDLEYYSFIRALKALDRADIAVIVVSAEEGPTTQDQKIASLAEERGCASIIVLNKWDVVEDKEKSDKLEAGIENKLRFLDYSPRLKVSATTGRGIGKLYATFNEVMAEYNKRVSTSSINGMVGMIKEEGFQPAKGGRTLKISYAAQVGTRPPSFVFFVNHTQLVTPSYERYIENQIRKLYGFTGCPISVRFRSKYK, from the coding sequence ATGACATATCCTTTAGTTGCGGTTGTAGGACGACCGAATGTTGGCAAATCTACGCTGGTAAATCGCATTGTCGCCTCCCGAGAAGCGATCGTGCATGAGACATCGGGCGTGACTCGGGATCGAAATTACGTCGACACCGAGTGGAACGGCAAGATGTTTACGATTATCGATACGGGCGGTCTCGATTTTGGCGCCGACCTTACCATGGGGCGGCAGATTACGCAGCAGGCGATGCTCGGCATAGAGGAAGCCGATGTCATCGTTTTTGTTGTCGACGGTGTTGTGGGTGAAATGCACGAAGACCAGATGGTGGCAAAGATTTTGCGAAGCTCGGACAAGCCCGTTATTCTCGCCGTAAATAAAATTGATGATATAATCCACGAGGCCGCGATTTACCCGTTCTACAATCTCGGGTTGGGCGAACCGTTCCCCGTATCGGGTGTGCACGGTCTCGGTGTAGGCGATCTCCTGGACGCGATAACGGCGCTTTTACCGGAGGTTGAACGGGTTGAAGAGCCTGACGAGATAAAGATAGCGGTTGTCGGCAAGCCGAACGTCGGTAAGTCGTCGATTGTAAACAGGCTGCTGGGTGAAGAACGCGTTATCGTAAGCGAGGTTGCCGGCACTACCCGCGACGCCATAGATACCGTATTTGAAAAAGACGGTATCACCTACCGCTTTATCGATACGGCCGGCCTTCGCAGGCAACCCCACCTGAAAGAAGACCTGGAGTACTACAGCTTTATTCGTGCGCTAAAAGCCCTGGATAGGGCAGATATCGCGGTGATTGTTGTCAGCGCTGAAGAAGGCCCGACCACGCAGGATCAAAAAATCGCGAGCCTTGCAGAAGAACGCGGGTGCGCGAGCATCATCGTGCTCAACAAATGGGACGTCGTCGAAGATAAAGAGAAAAGCGATAAACTCGAAGCGGGCATTGAGAACAAGCTCAGGTTTCTCGATTACTCGCCGCGCTTAAAGGTGTCCGCCACAACCGGCCGTGGCATTGGGAAGCTGTACGCTACGTTTAACGAGGTTATGGCGGAGTACAATAAACGGGTCTCGACCTCATCGATTAACGGGATGGTCGGAATGATAAAAGAAGAAGGATTCCAGCCCGCCAAGGGTGGGCGCACACTTAAAATCTCGTATGCGGCTCAAGTCGGGACACGACCCCCGTCGTTCGTGTTCTTCGTCAACCACACGCAGCTTGTAACGCCCTCATATGAGCGATATATTGAGAATCAAATACGAAAACTCTACGGATTCACCGGATGCCCGATAAGCGTCCGCTTTAGAAGCAAATATAAATAG
- the queA gene encoding tRNA preQ1(34) S-adenosylmethionine ribosyltransferase-isomerase QueA produces the protein MRTEEFDYDLPKELIAQDPVEPRDASRLMVVDRKTGLIEHKIFRDVQDYLRAGDCLVINNTRVIPARLKGEKAHTGGKVEIFLLAEVEKNLWEALVKPGRRLQPGAEVVFGDGRLIAKIEKRLAGGERLVSFSYEGDFDELIDELGNVPLPPYITKPLDTMDRYQTIYAQERGSVAAPTAGLHFTPQLMKRIDEQGITNVAVTLRVGIDTFRPVREEILEDHKMHSELYSVTPDAAAVINEAKQRGDRIVAVGTTSVRVLESAGRNGTLEAGTGSTSLFIYPGYEFRMVDTMITNFHLPKSTLLMMVAAFAGKDLIMKAYAEAVKERYRFFSFGDAMLIL, from the coding sequence GTGAGGACTGAAGAATTCGATTACGATTTACCCAAGGAATTAATAGCTCAAGACCCGGTTGAGCCGCGAGATGCCTCGCGGCTTATGGTTGTCGACCGGAAAACCGGTTTAATCGAACACAAAATATTTCGCGACGTACAGGATTATCTTCGGGCGGGCGATTGTCTTGTTATAAACAACACGCGGGTGATACCGGCTCGCTTGAAAGGCGAGAAAGCGCACACCGGCGGCAAAGTCGAGATCTTCTTGCTGGCCGAAGTAGAGAAGAATCTGTGGGAAGCTCTGGTAAAGCCCGGTAGGCGGCTGCAACCCGGCGCTGAAGTTGTTTTCGGTGACGGCAGGCTTATCGCCAAGATCGAAAAGCGTTTAGCCGGTGGGGAACGCCTTGTGTCGTTTAGCTATGAGGGCGATTTTGACGAGCTTATAGATGAACTCGGGAATGTGCCGTTGCCCCCATACATTACAAAACCGCTCGATACGATGGACAGGTACCAGACGATCTACGCCCAAGAGCGCGGTTCGGTGGCTGCGCCGACGGCCGGCTTGCACTTTACGCCGCAACTCATGAAGCGGATCGACGAACAGGGGATTACCAATGTAGCCGTTACCCTGCGGGTCGGCATCGACACGTTTCGCCCGGTCCGAGAAGAAATTCTTGAAGACCACAAAATGCACAGCGAGCTCTACAGCGTTACGCCCGACGCAGCGGCCGTGATCAACGAGGCGAAGCAGCGGGGCGACCGCATCGTCGCGGTCGGCACGACATCGGTGCGTGTGCTCGAAAGCGCCGGCAGAAATGGAACACTTGAGGCCGGTACCGGCAGCACAAGTCTATTTATCTATCCCGGTTATGAGTTTAGAATGGTCGATACTATGATAACGAACTTCCACTTGCCGAAATCGACGCTTCTCATGATGGTTGCGGCCTTTGCCGGAAAAGACCTCATTATGAAGGCGTATGCTGAAGCGGTAAAAGAACGCTACCGGTTCTTTAGCTTCGGCGACGCTATGCTTATTTTGTAA
- the tgt gene encoding tRNA guanosine(34) transglycosylase Tgt: MITYTLVHEDKKTKARAGIIHTPHGDIKTPVFMPVGTRATVKAMAPEELEKLGAQIILSNTYHLYLRPGHDLIKKAGGLHDFMHWNKPILTDSGGFQVFSLSAIRKISEEGVEFRSVVDGTTHFFTPEKVMEIEEAIGADIIMVLDECTSYPVDKAYADEALVRTYRWAKRCKESHVTDQALFGIVQGSTYEDLRKKSAELTVELDFPGYAIGGLSVGEPADLMLEILDYTVPVLPKEKPRYVMGLGDPASLIESVALGVDMFDCVLPTRVARNGLAMTSVGKLNMRNAKYSDDFSKLDPNHSCYTCDNYSRAYIRHLVKAGEILAARLLTWHNLAYLVDLMAQAREAIIEDRFAEFRAAYQASHEDDFNTI, from the coding sequence ATGATTACATATACGCTGGTTCATGAAGATAAGAAGACGAAGGCGCGAGCGGGCATTATCCATACACCGCACGGTGATATCAAAACTCCTGTATTTATGCCGGTCGGCACACGCGCGACGGTCAAAGCGATGGCGCCCGAAGAGCTGGAGAAACTCGGCGCCCAGATTATTCTTTCGAATACGTATCATCTTTACCTTCGTCCCGGCCACGACCTTATCAAGAAGGCGGGCGGTTTACACGACTTCATGCACTGGAACAAGCCTATCTTAACCGATAGCGGCGGCTTCCAGGTCTTCAGCCTAAGCGCGATACGAAAAATATCGGAAGAGGGTGTCGAGTTCCGCTCGGTCGTTGACGGTACAACGCATTTCTTCACGCCCGAGAAAGTCATGGAGATCGAAGAAGCCATCGGTGCGGATATCATCATGGTGCTTGATGAATGCACCAGCTATCCGGTCGATAAAGCATACGCCGACGAGGCGCTTGTGCGAACGTACCGATGGGCGAAACGATGCAAAGAGTCTCACGTTACCGACCAGGCGCTTTTCGGTATCGTCCAGGGAAGTACCTACGAAGACCTGCGTAAGAAGAGCGCAGAGCTTACGGTAGAACTCGATTTTCCGGGTTACGCAATCGGTGGCTTAAGCGTCGGCGAGCCGGCGGACCTGATGCTTGAAATTCTCGACTATACGGTGCCGGTACTACCGAAAGAGAAGCCGCGTTACGTGATGGGTTTGGGCGATCCGGCAAGCCTCATAGAATCGGTCGCGCTCGGCGTCGATATGTTCGATTGCGTGCTGCCGACCAGGGTTGCGCGAAACGGCCTTGCGATGACTTCGGTTGGTAAGCTTAACATGAGAAACGCAAAATATTCGGATGATTTTTCTAAACTCGACCCAAACCACAGCTGCTATACGTGCGATAATTATTCGAGGGCATATATCCGCCACCTGGTAAAAGCGGGGGAAATCTTAGCAGCGCGCCTGCTGACCTGGCATAACCTTGCATATCTCGTCGACTTAATGGCTCAAGCCCGAGAAGCAATCATCGAGGATAGATTCGCCGAATTCAGAGCCGCTTACCAGGCGAGCCATGAAGATGATTTTAATACAATCTAA
- a CDS encoding 4-hydroxy-3-methylbut-2-enyl diphosphate reductase — protein sequence MEITIAKHAGYCYGVQRALKIAREAADSSPKPIHTLGPIIHNPQVVESLKQQGVNVVNSVEEADSGTIIVRTHGVDPKIIAKVQESGLTLIDATCPFVAKAQERAADLIRNDYKVVILGERNHPEVVGLLAYAGSRAVVIENARELERFDIIQRVGVVVQTTQSIENLKNVVDELLNKTKELKVFNTICNATSQRQSAAKELSESVDLMLVVGGKISANTTRLAQICLESNKKTYHIETADEIDEAWLTGIDQVGITAGASTPDWILQEVIDKLEELDRNR from the coding sequence ATGGAAATTACGATAGCCAAGCATGCCGGGTACTGCTACGGTGTACAACGAGCATTAAAAATAGCGCGAGAGGCCGCGGATAGCTCGCCTAAGCCGATACACACCCTGGGGCCGATCATTCATAACCCCCAGGTTGTTGAATCGCTTAAACAGCAAGGTGTGAACGTTGTTAACTCGGTTGAAGAGGCCGATTCGGGCACCATTATTGTTCGCACACACGGCGTCGACCCGAAGATCATAGCAAAAGTGCAGGAGAGCGGCCTTACGCTCATTGACGCAACCTGCCCGTTTGTCGCAAAAGCCCAGGAAAGGGCCGCCGACCTCATCCGAAACGATTATAAAGTTGTAATTCTTGGCGAGCGGAATCACCCGGAAGTTGTTGGCTTGCTGGCCTATGCCGGCAGCCGCGCAGTGGTAATTGAGAACGCGCGGGAGCTCGAAAGGTTCGATATAATACAGCGCGTCGGCGTGGTCGTGCAAACAACGCAGTCGATAGAGAATCTAAAAAACGTTGTAGATGAGCTTCTCAATAAAACGAAAGAGCTTAAGGTGTTTAATACGATCTGCAACGCGACAAGCCAGCGGCAAAGCGCGGCAAAAGAGTTATCGGAATCGGTGGATTTGATGCTGGTCGTCGGCGGTAAAATCAGCGCCAACACGACACGGCTCGCGCAAATATGCCTGGAAAGCAACAAGAAGACCTACCACATAGAGACCGCGGATGAGATCGACGAGGCGTGGCTAACCGGCATCGACCAGGTCGGCATAACAGCCGGTGCCTCAACCCCCGACTGGATACTGCAGGAAGTCATCGACAAGCTCGAAGAGCTCGATAGAAACCGCTAA
- the otsB gene encoding trehalose-phosphatase: MIDTLHKALESFKRSSGSCGIFSDLDGTLSGIAPTPQQATISEEVRQIIRALVEKYAVVSVVSGRNSDDAKKIVGVDDIVYVGNHGLEWIQNGTQHYVDNAAEYIALAPQLSTELSRVLNVPGIVLEIKKLGFSVHYRLAEDKPATEALVKAAIAPVLQKYPVRAFEGRYVIELKPDVPINKGDAVVALIRHYGLRNAIYIGDDITDVDAFTALRELQAKGTLHSVSVGVMSHESAPEIELEADYVVPDVAAVQALLGWLAS; the protein is encoded by the coding sequence ATGATAGATACCTTACATAAGGCGCTGGAATCGTTCAAGCGGTCTTCCGGCTCATGCGGGATATTTAGCGATCTCGACGGGACGCTAAGCGGCATCGCCCCCACGCCTCAACAAGCAACAATCAGCGAAGAGGTGCGGCAGATAATCAGAGCGCTGGTAGAGAAATATGCGGTAGTATCCGTTGTAAGCGGACGAAATTCCGACGACGCAAAGAAAATCGTCGGAGTCGATGATATCGTATACGTTGGAAACCACGGGCTTGAATGGATCCAGAACGGTACGCAGCATTATGTAGATAATGCTGCCGAATACATAGCTCTAGCCCCACAACTTTCTACGGAACTTTCGCGTGTGCTCAATGTGCCCGGCATCGTACTTGAGATAAAAAAACTCGGCTTTTCCGTGCACTACCGTCTTGCCGAAGATAAACCGGCAACCGAAGCGCTCGTAAAAGCGGCAATAGCGCCGGTTTTGCAAAAGTATCCGGTGCGCGCATTTGAAGGGCGCTACGTTATCGAGCTCAAACCGGATGTCCCGATTAATAAGGGTGATGCGGTCGTGGCACTGATCAGGCATTATGGTCTTCGGAATGCCATATACATAGGCGACGATATTACCGATGTCGATGCGTTTACCGCGCTCAGAGAGCTGCAAGCCAAAGGAACATTGCACTCGGTTTCAGTCGGCGTCATGTCACACGAGAGCGCACCCGAGATAGAGCTGGAAGCTGACTACGTTGTGCCGGACGTTGCCGCGGTGCAGGCGCTTCTCGGGTGGTTGGCAAGTTAG
- a CDS encoding NAD(P)H-dependent glycerol-3-phosphate dehydrogenase: protein MAVIGAGSWGTAIANLLANKGYAVNLWARDESVVTAINETHRHPKYLRDIVIHNDVRATGDIERALARAGFVVMATPSHAMRESAVAVKPYVRDDAIVVSLAKGVECETLKRMSEVLSEEMPPKVAVHIGVLSGPNHAEEVSKNIPSATVVSSRSRGVAAEMQDVFMTPFFRVYTNPDLVGVEISAAVKNVIAIAAGISDGLGYGDNTKASLLTRGLAEIARLGGKMGADVRTFAGLAGIGDLVVTCMSKHSRNRAVGEMIGKGMTPEQANAEMTMVAEGVRTAKAIVKLAERCQIHMPISENVHDVLYNSKNPFACVSELMSRGAIEEVHGLAWEID from the coding sequence ATTGCAGTCATCGGGGCGGGAAGCTGGGGGACAGCGATCGCAAATCTCCTGGCAAATAAAGGATACGCCGTAAATCTTTGGGCCCGTGATGAGTCGGTGGTCACGGCGATAAACGAGACGCATCGCCACCCAAAATATTTAAGAGATATTGTTATTCATAACGACGTCAGGGCTACCGGAGATATTGAAAGAGCGCTCGCGCGTGCCGGCTTTGTTGTCATGGCAACACCATCACACGCCATGCGTGAAAGTGCTGTTGCGGTAAAACCCTACGTTCGAGACGATGCTATCGTGGTAAGCCTTGCAAAGGGTGTAGAGTGTGAGACGTTAAAGCGTATGTCGGAAGTATTAAGCGAAGAGATGCCGCCCAAGGTAGCCGTGCATATAGGTGTGCTGTCCGGCCCCAATCACGCAGAAGAGGTTAGTAAGAACATCCCTTCGGCGACGGTAGTCTCAAGCAGGAGTCGCGGCGTTGCGGCAGAGATGCAAGATGTCTTCATGACCCCATTTTTTAGGGTATATACGAACCCCGATCTTGTCGGCGTAGAGATAAGCGCGGCGGTCAAGAACGTGATAGCTATAGCCGCGGGTATCTCCGATGGTCTTGGTTACGGTGATAACACGAAGGCATCACTCTTAACCAGGGGGCTTGCTGAAATAGCAAGGCTTGGCGGGAAGATGGGCGCCGACGTTAGAACGTTCGCGGGCCTCGCCGGCATTGGCGATCTGGTTGTGACCTGCATGAGCAAGCACAGCCGAAATCGTGCCGTTGGAGAAATGATAGGTAAAGGCATGACTCCCGAACAGGCAAACGCCGAGATGACTATGGTGGCGGAAGGCGTGCGAACGGCGAAAGCAATTGTCAAGCTTGCCGAGCGTTGCCAGATACACATGCCGATCAGCGAGAATGTGCACGATGTGCTGTATAACTCCAAGAATCCATTCGCCTGCGTATCCGAACTCATGTCACGCGGAGCCATTGAAGAAGTACATGGCTTAGCCTGGGAAATAGACTGA
- a CDS encoding epoxyqueuosine reductase QueH, with translation MERILLHTCCGPCFIYPHSVLTETYEIEAYYFNPNIHPSMEYIRRLEALSDYCKANEVVLHVGEYDPLVYLRAVSGSEDARCGMCYSIRLMEAARFAAAQGFSALTTTLSVSPYQDHELLQRIGAEAAQAYGIEFRYFDFRPGFRGAQERAKELGMYRQPYCGCIYSELERYAKKLGKAEERAWTKTE, from the coding sequence ATGGAACGAATCTTATTACACACGTGCTGCGGGCCGTGTTTTATCTACCCGCATAGCGTGCTTACCGAGACATATGAAATAGAGGCGTATTACTTCAATCCGAATATACACCCATCAATGGAGTATATCCGGCGCTTGGAGGCACTCTCGGATTACTGCAAAGCGAACGAGGTTGTGCTGCATGTAGGCGAATACGATCCGCTTGTCTATCTTCGCGCTGTATCCGGTAGTGAGGATGCCCGCTGCGGGATGTGTTATAGTATTAGGCTGATGGAGGCCGCCCGTTTTGCGGCCGCTCAGGGGTTTAGCGCTTTAACGACTACGCTTTCCGTAAGCCCGTATCAGGACCACGAACTTTTGCAGCGGATCGGCGCCGAGGCCGCGCAAGCGTACGGCATCGAATTCCGCTACTTTGATTTTCGACCCGGATTTAGGGGCGCACAGGAACGGGCAAAAGAGCTGGGGATGTACCGGCAGCCGTATTGCGGTTGCATCTACAGCGAGCTTGAACGTTACGCCAAGAAGCTGGGCAAGGCCGAAGAACGAGCATGGACAAAAACCGAGTAA
- a CDS encoding DUF512 domain-containing protein has product MSSAEILEVIQGSLAETHGLKPGDHIVSINGRTLRDILDYQFCVADNHLVLELVHESERRFVRIENPGFESLGLRFATSLFDGIKTCANKCVFCFIDQLPPGMRDAVYVKDDDFRLSFLYGNFVTLTNMRDDDIDRIIDDRLSPLYVSIHATNPELRARMLGRKKTDTTLERLKRLSDADIELHIQMVMCPGLNDKRELDGSIEYLANGYDGITSVGLVPVGLTGYRQGLYPLRSFEKQEIIELVEQAGVWQDKFESEKGSAWLYIADEFYITGGFELPPSQHYGDYPQIENGIGLSRLFVDEAADMLDSIPEDEHSSDNTTPESRIASVTGELFAPILSEIAQTLAHKTGVVIDVIPVRNSYFGGKVNVTGLLTGSDIVTGVEAWLENHTRPDIVLVPDIVLNADGLLLDGYTPEKVEKEIGAAVHITECSGSGFVDKVMEIVKK; this is encoded by the coding sequence GTGAGTTCTGCAGAAATATTAGAAGTCATACAAGGAAGCCTGGCCGAAACGCACGGATTGAAGCCCGGAGATCACATCGTATCGATAAACGGCCGGACGCTGCGCGATATACTCGATTACCAGTTTTGCGTAGCCGACAATCATCTTGTGCTCGAGCTCGTACACGAGAGTGAACGCCGATTCGTGCGTATAGAAAACCCGGGTTTTGAGAGCCTGGGTTTGCGTTTTGCGACGTCCCTTTTTGATGGTATAAAAACGTGCGCTAATAAGTGCGTATTTTGCTTTATCGACCAGCTGCCGCCGGGGATGCGGGATGCCGTCTACGTTAAAGACGACGATTTCCGGCTTTCATTTTTATACGGCAACTTCGTGACGCTTACCAATATGCGCGATGACGATATCGATCGGATTATTGATGATCGCCTCAGCCCTCTTTATGTGTCGATTCATGCAACCAACCCGGAGCTGCGCGCCCGGATGTTGGGCAGGAAGAAGACGGACACGACCCTCGAGCGCCTCAAGCGCCTGTCGGACGCGGATATCGAACTTCACATACAGATGGTGATGTGCCCCGGCTTAAACGACAAGCGCGAACTCGACGGGTCGATTGAGTATCTAGCAAACGGATATGACGGTATCACGTCGGTCGGGCTGGTACCGGTTGGGCTTACCGGCTATAGGCAAGGCCTCTATCCTTTGCGTTCGTTCGAAAAACAAGAGATAATAGAACTTGTTGAACAAGCCGGAGTATGGCAAGACAAGTTTGAAAGCGAGAAAGGCTCGGCCTGGCTCTATATTGCGGACGAGTTTTATATTACCGGCGGATTTGAACTGCCGCCGTCTCAGCACTACGGGGATTATCCGCAGATCGAAAACGGCATCGGCCTGTCACGGCTTTTTGTCGATGAGGCTGCGGATATGCTCGACAGCATACCGGAGGACGAGCATAGCAGCGATAATACAACGCCGGAATCCCGCATCGCTTCGGTAACAGGGGAATTATTCGCACCGATATTAAGCGAGATTGCACAAACGCTGGCGCATAAAACCGGCGTCGTGATCGATGTAATCCCGGTTAGAAACTCTTATTTCGGAGGAAAAGTTAATGTGACCGGTCTTCTCACAGGCTCGGATATCGTTACGGGTGTCGAAGCTTGGCTTGAGAATCATACTCGACCCGATATCGTGCTTGTGCCCGATATCGTGCTTAACGCCGACGGCCTGTTGCTCGACGGTTATACGCCTGAGAAGGTTGAAAAAGAGATCGGGGCGGCGGTTCACATTACAGAGTGTTCCGGTAGCGGTTTTGTAGACAAAGTTATGGAGATAGTGAAGAAATAA
- the plsY gene encoding glycerol-3-phosphate 1-O-acyltransferase PlsY, whose product MIGIAAAIILFAYIFGSVPFGLVISKLFFKADIRKFGSGNIGATNMFRAFGPVAGAAVLACDFLKGFIPVIIVDLAFPSNSAFVLWVGVAAGLAAILGHSYSIFLKFSGGKGMSTAGGMVTGLWPITIPILVIVWIALIAITRYVSLASIIAAIMLPVLVSFIYPRKEFIIFSIIAAIVVIYRHRSNIGRLLNGTELRIDKKVTLEED is encoded by the coding sequence TTGATAGGTATTGCCGCAGCAATAATCTTATTCGCGTATATTTTTGGATCAGTGCCGTTTGGCCTGGTTATTAGCAAACTCTTTTTCAAGGCGGATATCCGCAAATTCGGAAGCGGCAACATCGGTGCGACAAACATGTTTAGAGCGTTTGGCCCGGTCGCCGGTGCTGCCGTTCTGGCGTGTGATTTTCTGAAAGGCTTTATTCCCGTCATCATTGTGGATTTAGCGTTTCCGTCAAATTCAGCGTTTGTGCTGTGGGTCGGAGTGGCCGCAGGCCTAGCCGCGATTCTAGGGCACAGCTATTCGATATTCTTGAAGTTTTCCGGCGGCAAAGGGATGAGCACGGCCGGCGGTATGGTGACCGGGTTATGGCCGATTACGATACCGATTCTCGTTATCGTTTGGATTGCGCTCATTGCGATTACCAGATATGTATCGCTTGCATCGATTATTGCAGCGATAATGCTGCCGGTCCTTGTTTCGTTTATATATCCGAGAAAGGAATTCATAATCTTCTCGATAATCGCGGCTATCGTGGTGATATACCGTCACCGTTCGAATATTGGCCGCTTGCTTAATGGAACTGAGCTGAGAATAGATAAAAAGGTCACTTTGGAGGAAGATTAA
- a CDS encoding glycosyltransferase family 4 protein, translated as MKILLIAPPWIRVPPKGYGGIEWVVSLLADGLADRGHDVTLFATGDSETKATLKYTFDVGQTAKMGMMMYDATQASEAFKIADEFDIVHDHNGFVSVAMSHRLKTPMLHTLHGPFTEDTSIFYKHFKDACYYNAISEYQRSCCPELNYVNTVYNAIDAANYPYSEDKEDYLILVSRVSPLKGTHLAIEVAKELGERLILVGKVDPCDMEYFKEKVKPHIDGKQIFFTGEIGEQDKRNLLMKAKCFIFPIQWPEPFGLVMAEAMACGTPVVAIRNGSSPEVLNGAKVGYIVDAVEEMPAAVKKAAEIDPKVCREYVIANFSPEQMAANYEANYELMLERT; from the coding sequence ATGAAAATTCTATTGATCGCACCGCCGTGGATTCGGGTCCCACCTAAAGGATACGGCGGGATCGAATGGGTAGTCTCACTTCTTGCCGATGGGCTTGCCGATAGGGGGCATGATGTCACCCTGTTTGCAACCGGAGATTCTGAAACAAAAGCCACCTTAAAGTATACCTTCGATGTAGGACAGACGGCTAAAATGGGCATGATGATGTATGATGCCACGCAGGCCAGCGAAGCGTTTAAAATCGCCGACGAGTTCGATATCGTGCACGACCACAATGGCTTTGTTTCGGTCGCGATGTCACATCGCCTAAAGACACCTATGCTCCACACGCTTCACGGGCCGTTTACCGAGGACACCTCCATCTTTTATAAGCATTTCAAGGATGCTTGCTACTACAACGCCATCAGCGAGTACCAGCGCAGCTGTTGCCCGGAACTTAATTATGTGAACACCGTCTACAATGCGATTGATGCCGCTAACTATCCGTATTCCGAGGATAAGGAAGACTATCTTATCCTGGTCAGTAGGGTCAGTCCGCTAAAAGGCACGCACCTTGCGATAGAAGTGGCAAAAGAGCTTGGCGAGCGGCTTATACTGGTCGGTAAGGTTGACCCATGCGACATGGAGTACTTCAAAGAAAAGGTAAAGCCCCACATCGACGGGAAACAGATATTCTTCACCGGCGAGATCGGAGAGCAAGATAAGCGTAACCTTCTCATGAAAGCAAAGTGCTTTATCTTCCCGATACAGTGGCCGGAACCTTTTGGCCTGGTTATGGCCGAGGCGATGGCATGCGGCACGCCGGTTGTAGCTATACGAAACGGCTCGTCACCCGAGGTGCTCAACGGCGCAAAGGTAGGCTATATCGTTGATGCGGTTGAAGAGATGCCCGCCGCAGTTAAGAAAGCGGCCGAGATCGATCCAAAGGTATGCAGAGAATACGTCATTGCAAATTTCAGCCCTGAACAAATGGCGGCGAATTATGAAGCCAACTACGAACTAATGCTAGAGCGCACATGA